The Pseudoliparis swirei isolate HS2019 ecotype Mariana Trench chromosome 1, NWPU_hadal_v1, whole genome shotgun sequence genome has a window encoding:
- the pdcd6ip gene encoding programmed cell death 6-interacting protein isoform X2, whose translation MATFISVPLKKSTEVDLVKPLSKFITVSYPAGEEQGEYIRAVEELNKLRKNALGRPLDKHESSLEILLRYYDQLCAVEPKFPFSENQLCVTFTWKDAFDKGSLFSGSVKLALASLGYEKTCVLFNAAALASQIASEQNLDNDEGLKAAAKFYQLASGAFGHIKDTVLSALNREPTMDISPETVGTLKLIMLAQAQEVFFLKATSDKMKDAVIAKLANQAADFYGEACKQCQYKDNLPKEVLSVLAAKHTIMQANAELHQSVTSKQKKRFGEEIARLQRSAELVKTVASSYDEYVSVKDLSETINRALVAAKKDNDFIYHDRVPEVKDLEHIGKAVLVKATTITSPLSLKFTDLFEKMVPMVVQQSMSVYTQRKADTVNRLVGTMREATNLCNGVLASLNLPAALEDLSGDSIPQSIAEKARAIVQLGGLQSIEQLIKDLPEFLTRNREILDESLKMLDDEETTDSDLRTKFNQRWNRTPSGELYKPLRTEGANFRNILDKAVQADQVVGDRYTTHCDMIALLCKPENELNAAIPSANPTKTLQGNEVVNVLRSQLAQLDEVKKERDTLEGEIKAVTFDMSTSFLMALSQNGAINEEQLSLAQLDQLYGAYNQRVQTTIHMQETLLGQVQTSHQEFSSLKQSNTEANQRDEVLKKLASAHDSYVEISNNLREGTKFYNDLTEILLKFQNKCSDIVFARKTERDELLKDLQQSIAREPSAPSVNVPAYQSNPAAPAGGPTPAPRTVFQPQQPQAKPLPPARPPPPSITPQAAYTPPINAPPTGPPNSNQPPMGAPPQAQGPPYPNYQGYPGYFQMPGYNPYAYGQYTVPYMTYQQTPGQGGYPAAPPAGQPYPGYSPQPPQQQPYYPQQ comes from the exons ATACTATGACCAACTGTGTGCTGTCGAGCCCAAGTTTCCCTTCTCTGAAAACCAG CTCTGCGTAACCTTCACTTGGAAGGATGCCTTCGACAAAGGATCGCTGTTCAGTGGCTCAGTCAAGCTCG CTTTGGCCAGTTTGGGCTACGAGAAGACGTGTGTGTTGTTCAACGCAGCAGCCTTGGCCAGTCAGATCGCCTCGGAGCAGAACCTGGACAACGACGAGGGACTGAAGGCTGCAGCCAAGTTTTATCAG CTGGCTAGCGGAGCGTTTGGTCACATCAAGGACACGGTGCTGTCGGCGCTCAACAGGGAGCCCACCATGGACATCTCTCCTGAGACTGTGGGAACCCTGAAACTCATCATGCTGGCCCAGGCCCAGGAGGTCTTCTTCCTCAAAGCCACCTCAG ATAAGATGAAGGACGCAGTCATTGCAAAGCTGGCCAATCAGGCAGCAGATTTCTACGGCGAAGCCTGCAAGCAATGCCAGTACAAAGACAACCTTCCCAAG gaAGTTCTGTCGGTGCTGGCGGCCAAGCACACCATCATGCAAGCCAACGCTGAGCTGCACCAGAGCGTCACGTCCAAGCAGAAGAAGCGCTTTGGAGAGGAGATCGCTCGCCTGCAG CGCTCAGCAGAGTTGGTGAAGACGGTGGCGTCTAGTTACGACGAATATGTGAGCGTCAAGGATCTGAGTGAGACGATCAACCGAGCCCTCGTCGCAGCCAAAAAAGACAATGACTTTATCTACCACGACCGCGTGCCCGAGGTCAAGGACCTGGAACACATTGGCAAGGCGGTGCTCGTCAAAGCCACCACCATCACATCGCCTCTCAGCCTGAAATTTACAG ACTTGTTTGAGAAGATGGTCCCCATGGTGGTGCAGCAGTCCATGAGCGTTTACACCCAGAGGAAGGCCGACACTGTCAACCGACTGGTGGGAACCATGAGAGAGGCGACCAATCTCTGCAATGG GGTGTTGGCATCCCTAAACCTACCAGCTGCCCTGGAGGACCTGTCAGGAGATTCTATCCCACAATCCATTGCCGAGAAGGCCCGAGCCATCGTGCAGCTGGGAGGACTGCAGAGCATTGAGCAGCTGATCAAAGACCTGCCCGAGTTTCTGACCCGCAACAGAGAGATCCTGGATGAG TCTTTGAAGATGCTGGATGACGAAGAGACGACAGACAGTGACCTGAGAACCAAGTTCAACCAACGCTGGAACAGAACCCCGTCTGGAGAACTCTACAAGCCCCTtcgcacag AGGGAGCTAACTTCCGCAACATCTTGGACAAGGCCGTGCAAGCGGACCAGGTGGTGGGGGACCGCTACACCACCCACTGTGACATGATCGCCCTGCTGTGTAAACCAGAGAACGAGCTCAATGCTGCCATCCCCTCCGCCAACCCGACCAAGACCCTGCAGGGCAACGAG GTAGTGAACGTGCTGCGCTCCCAGCTCGCCCAGCTGGATGAGGTGAAGAAGGAAAGGGATACCCTGGAGGGAGAGATCAAggccgtgacctttgacatgtCTACCAGCTTCCTGATGGCGCTCTCCCAAAACGGGGCCATCAACGAGGAGCAGCTGTCCCTCGCTCAGCTCGACCAGTTGTACGGCGCCTACAACCAGCGGGTACAGACCACCATCCACATGCAGGAAACGCTGCTGGGACAAGTGCAG ACGTCCCACCAGGAGTTCAGCAGTCTGAAGCAGTCCAACACGGAAGCCAACCAGAGGGACGAGGTCCTGAAGAAGCTGGCTTCAGCCCACGACAGCTACGTTGAGATCAGCAACAACCTGCGCGAAGGCACCAAG TTCTACAACGACTTGACAGAAATCCTGCTGAAGTTCCAGAACAAATGCAGCGACATCGTTTTTGCTCGCAAGACCGAGCGAGATGAACTACTTAA GGACCTGCAGCAGAGCATCGCCCGCGAGCCCAGCGCTCCATCCGTCAACGTTCCTGCCTATCAGAGCAACCCGGCGGCCCCCGCTGGTGGCCCAACCCCTGCACCCAGGACCGTTTTT CAACCTCAACAACCCCAGGCGAAGCCCCTGCCCCCAGCCAGGCCTCCTCCACCGAGCATCACCCCTCAAGCAGCCTACACCCCTCCCATCAATGCACCACCCACTGGCCCTCCCAACAGCAACCAACCACCTATGGGCGCACCaccccaggcccaggggccgcCTTACCCCAACTACCAAGGCTATCCAGG GTACTTCCAGATGCCTGGCTACAATCCCTACGCTTACGGACAGTACACCGTGCCCTACATGACCTATCAGCAGACTCCAGGACAGGGAGGCTACCCAGCAGCCCCTCCTGCTGGACAGCCCTACCCTGGGTACTCCCCGCAACCCCCTCAGCAGCAGCCCTACTACCCTCAGCAATAA
- the pdcd6ip gene encoding programmed cell death 6-interacting protein isoform X1, with protein MATFISVPLKKSTEVDLVKPLSKFITVSYPAGEEQGEYIRAVEELNKLRKNALGRPLDKHESSLEILLRYYDQLCAVEPKFPFSENQLCVTFTWKDAFDKGSLFSGSVKLALASLGYEKTCVLFNAAALASQIASEQNLDNDEGLKAAAKFYQLASGAFGHIKDTVLSALNREPTMDISPETVGTLKLIMLAQAQEVFFLKATSDKMKDAVIAKLANQAADFYGEACKQCQYKDNLPKYFYFQEVLSVLAAKHTIMQANAELHQSVTSKQKKRFGEEIARLQRSAELVKTVASSYDEYVSVKDLSETINRALVAAKKDNDFIYHDRVPEVKDLEHIGKAVLVKATTITSPLSLKFTDLFEKMVPMVVQQSMSVYTQRKADTVNRLVGTMREATNLCNGVLASLNLPAALEDLSGDSIPQSIAEKARAIVQLGGLQSIEQLIKDLPEFLTRNREILDESLKMLDDEETTDSDLRTKFNQRWNRTPSGELYKPLRTEGANFRNILDKAVQADQVVGDRYTTHCDMIALLCKPENELNAAIPSANPTKTLQGNEVVNVLRSQLAQLDEVKKERDTLEGEIKAVTFDMSTSFLMALSQNGAINEEQLSLAQLDQLYGAYNQRVQTTIHMQETLLGQVQTSHQEFSSLKQSNTEANQRDEVLKKLASAHDSYVEISNNLREGTKFYNDLTEILLKFQNKCSDIVFARKTERDELLKDLQQSIAREPSAPSVNVPAYQSNPAAPAGGPTPAPRTVFQPQQPQAKPLPPARPPPPSITPQAAYTPPINAPPTGPPNSNQPPMGAPPQAQGPPYPNYQGYPGYFQMPGYNPYAYGQYTVPYMTYQQTPGQGGYPAAPPAGQPYPGYSPQPPQQQPYYPQQ; from the exons ATACTATGACCAACTGTGTGCTGTCGAGCCCAAGTTTCCCTTCTCTGAAAACCAG CTCTGCGTAACCTTCACTTGGAAGGATGCCTTCGACAAAGGATCGCTGTTCAGTGGCTCAGTCAAGCTCG CTTTGGCCAGTTTGGGCTACGAGAAGACGTGTGTGTTGTTCAACGCAGCAGCCTTGGCCAGTCAGATCGCCTCGGAGCAGAACCTGGACAACGACGAGGGACTGAAGGCTGCAGCCAAGTTTTATCAG CTGGCTAGCGGAGCGTTTGGTCACATCAAGGACACGGTGCTGTCGGCGCTCAACAGGGAGCCCACCATGGACATCTCTCCTGAGACTGTGGGAACCCTGAAACTCATCATGCTGGCCCAGGCCCAGGAGGTCTTCTTCCTCAAAGCCACCTCAG ATAAGATGAAGGACGCAGTCATTGCAAAGCTGGCCAATCAGGCAGCAGATTTCTACGGCGAAGCCTGCAAGCAATGCCAGTACAAAGACAACCTTCCCAAG tatttttattttcaggaAGTTCTGTCGGTGCTGGCGGCCAAGCACACCATCATGCAAGCCAACGCTGAGCTGCACCAGAGCGTCACGTCCAAGCAGAAGAAGCGCTTTGGAGAGGAGATCGCTCGCCTGCAG CGCTCAGCAGAGTTGGTGAAGACGGTGGCGTCTAGTTACGACGAATATGTGAGCGTCAAGGATCTGAGTGAGACGATCAACCGAGCCCTCGTCGCAGCCAAAAAAGACAATGACTTTATCTACCACGACCGCGTGCCCGAGGTCAAGGACCTGGAACACATTGGCAAGGCGGTGCTCGTCAAAGCCACCACCATCACATCGCCTCTCAGCCTGAAATTTACAG ACTTGTTTGAGAAGATGGTCCCCATGGTGGTGCAGCAGTCCATGAGCGTTTACACCCAGAGGAAGGCCGACACTGTCAACCGACTGGTGGGAACCATGAGAGAGGCGACCAATCTCTGCAATGG GGTGTTGGCATCCCTAAACCTACCAGCTGCCCTGGAGGACCTGTCAGGAGATTCTATCCCACAATCCATTGCCGAGAAGGCCCGAGCCATCGTGCAGCTGGGAGGACTGCAGAGCATTGAGCAGCTGATCAAAGACCTGCCCGAGTTTCTGACCCGCAACAGAGAGATCCTGGATGAG TCTTTGAAGATGCTGGATGACGAAGAGACGACAGACAGTGACCTGAGAACCAAGTTCAACCAACGCTGGAACAGAACCCCGTCTGGAGAACTCTACAAGCCCCTtcgcacag AGGGAGCTAACTTCCGCAACATCTTGGACAAGGCCGTGCAAGCGGACCAGGTGGTGGGGGACCGCTACACCACCCACTGTGACATGATCGCCCTGCTGTGTAAACCAGAGAACGAGCTCAATGCTGCCATCCCCTCCGCCAACCCGACCAAGACCCTGCAGGGCAACGAG GTAGTGAACGTGCTGCGCTCCCAGCTCGCCCAGCTGGATGAGGTGAAGAAGGAAAGGGATACCCTGGAGGGAGAGATCAAggccgtgacctttgacatgtCTACCAGCTTCCTGATGGCGCTCTCCCAAAACGGGGCCATCAACGAGGAGCAGCTGTCCCTCGCTCAGCTCGACCAGTTGTACGGCGCCTACAACCAGCGGGTACAGACCACCATCCACATGCAGGAAACGCTGCTGGGACAAGTGCAG ACGTCCCACCAGGAGTTCAGCAGTCTGAAGCAGTCCAACACGGAAGCCAACCAGAGGGACGAGGTCCTGAAGAAGCTGGCTTCAGCCCACGACAGCTACGTTGAGATCAGCAACAACCTGCGCGAAGGCACCAAG TTCTACAACGACTTGACAGAAATCCTGCTGAAGTTCCAGAACAAATGCAGCGACATCGTTTTTGCTCGCAAGACCGAGCGAGATGAACTACTTAA GGACCTGCAGCAGAGCATCGCCCGCGAGCCCAGCGCTCCATCCGTCAACGTTCCTGCCTATCAGAGCAACCCGGCGGCCCCCGCTGGTGGCCCAACCCCTGCACCCAGGACCGTTTTT CAACCTCAACAACCCCAGGCGAAGCCCCTGCCCCCAGCCAGGCCTCCTCCACCGAGCATCACCCCTCAAGCAGCCTACACCCCTCCCATCAATGCACCACCCACTGGCCCTCCCAACAGCAACCAACCACCTATGGGCGCACCaccccaggcccaggggccgcCTTACCCCAACTACCAAGGCTATCCAGG GTACTTCCAGATGCCTGGCTACAATCCCTACGCTTACGGACAGTACACCGTGCCCTACATGACCTATCAGCAGACTCCAGGACAGGGAGGCTACCCAGCAGCCCCTCCTGCTGGACAGCCCTACCCTGGGTACTCCCCGCAACCCCCTCAGCAGCAGCCCTACTACCCTCAGCAATAA
- the arpp21 gene encoding cAMP-regulated phosphoprotein 21 produces the protein MTEAAAESTNVLLKPCDVTSCDVISCSSPPPCLSPNPPDQMEDECYHVCKKLEQQKNCNQVQPKKKVKAKGKLVRSMAVCEESSPFEEIQASLDINISSSCHDNEITSCNEEEQENSPDPKKNSLSKESSMEYTDSTGIDLHQFIVDTLNSNPRDRMMLLKLEQDMIDFITSKSPFKKFPHMSSYHRMLVHRVAAYFGMEHNVDQTGKSVIINRTSSTRIPEQPFLDDVHKDKKDEIHRWKIILKRDNSSDDQGRLHPLQEKQSKSMEEREEEYQRARDRIFNQEPVYTQESAHAETRAVEEYNPSAETQRKRQLFRGSRDSSGSSWTASSRQSSTETDCRYSNDPRPWSSTDSDSSYQWTSPAMKPHQAANHSWDARGSGSISLFRLPPTCPLPSSPPIIDEPAPNSTYIMENGIPPGSILVNPHTGQPFLNPDGSPAVYNPPDSQQQIRSQTQLQGSPPQHQQQQVVQYSSVSYSAPQMLPVTPSQPYTTIEDLSSQFAHVSCQSTAEAPPIYPPSQGYIYAAPPPPPPNPPSYCQPSPTLPVYYYGQYPTSAQHPCRTVSPSQHMQAAQPTAGYAVGVQQSSHPQAQAVLGTYSPMASHQRSIVQGGVSVSYPQSKVVTGVGGEAGYCCVVPPPSSHHGSCYPPSCTNLSAWNAQY, from the exons ATGACCGAAGCGGCTGCAGAAAGTACCAACGTCCTCCTCAAACCCTGTGATGTGAcatcgtgtgatgtcatcagctgctcctcccctcccccatgtcTGTCCCCCAACCCCCCCGATCAGATGGAGGACGAGTGTTACCACGTCTGTAAAAAGCTGGAGCAGCAG AAAAACTGTAACCAGGTGCAACCAAAGAAAAAAGTGAAG GCCAAAGGAAAGTTAGTGCGGAGTATGGCTGTCTGCGAGGAGTCCTCTCCTTTTGAGGAAATCCag gcATCTCTAGACATAAACATTTCATCTAGCTGCCATGACAACGAGATAACCTCCTGTAACGAGGAAGAACAGGAGAACAGCCCCGATCCAAAGAAGAATTCACTgtccaaag AGTCCAGCATGGAGTACACCGACTCCACCGGCATAGACCTGCACCAGTTTATCGTTGACACCCTCAACAGCAACCCCAGAGACCGCATGATGCTGCTCAAACTGGAGCAGGACATGATTGACTTCATCACCagcaagag TCCCTTTAAGAAGTTCCCTCACATGTCGTCTTACCATCGGATGCTAGTCCACCGGGTGGCGGCCTACTTTGGGATGGAGCACAATGTAGACCAGACAGGCAAGTCTGTGATCATCAACAGGACCAGCAGCACCCGCAT accGGAGCAGCCTTTCCTGGACGACGTGCATAAGGACAAGAAAGATGAGATCCACCGGTGGAAAATTATTCTGAAGAGAGACAACAGCTCAGATGACCAG GGCCGACTTCACCCCTTACAGGAGAAGCAAAGCAAGtcaatggaggagagagaggaggagtacCAACGAGCACGAGACCGAATCTTCaaccaggag CCAGTCTACACCCAGGAGAGCGCCCATGCAGAAACCAG GGCTGTGGAGGAGTACAATCCATCTGCCGAGACCCAGAGGAAAAGGCAGCTCTTCAG GGGGAGCCGTGACAGCTCAGGCTCCAGCTGGACAGCCAGCAGCAGGCAAAGTAGCACTGAGACCGATTGTCGCTATAGCAACGACCCTCGACCTTGGAGCAGCACAGACTCTGATTCCTCCTACCAATGGACGAGCCCTGCCATGAAACCCCACCAAGCTGCCAACCACAGCTGGGACGCACGTGGTTCAG gctccATCTCTCTTTTCAGACTGCCGCCCACttgtcccctcccctcctctcctcccatcataGATGAGCCAGCTCCTAACTCTACCTACATTATGGAGAACGGGATCCCGCCGGGAAGCATACTAGTGAATCCACATACCG GGCAACCTTTCCTGAACCCTGATGGAAGCCCTGCTGTGTACAACCCTCCAGACAGTCAGCAGCAAATCAGGAGCCAGACCCAGCTGCAAGGATCTCCCCCTCAACACCAACAGCAGCAg GTGGTTCAGTACTCGTCTGTCTCTTACTCAGCTCCACAGATGTTGCCTGTCACTCCCTCTCAGCCGTACACCACA ATTGAAGATCTCTCCTCGCAGTTTGCTCATGTGAGCTGTCAGTCGACTGCTGAAGCTCCACCCATCTACCCTCCCAGTCAGGGTTACATCTAtgcagctcctccccctcctcctcccaaccCGCCCAGCTACTGCCAACCCTCACCTACG TTGCCTGTTTATTACTACGGCCAGTACCCTACCTCAGCTCAGCACCCATGCAGGACTGTCTCCCCAAGCCAGCACATGCAAGCAGCACAACCAACAG CAGGTTACGCTGTGGGGGTGCAGCAGTCCTCCCACCCCCAGGCTCAGGCTGTGCTGGGTACCTACTCACCGATGGCCTCTCATCAGCGTAGCATCGTTCAG GGAGGTGTTTCAGTGTCCTATCCCCAAAGTAAAGTTGTGACTGGGGTTGGTGGGGAGGCGGGTTACTGCTGTGTGGtgcccccaccctcctcccaccACGGCAGCTGCTATCCTCCCAGCTGCACCAACCTCAGTGCCTGGAATGCACAGTATTGA
- the zftraf1 gene encoding zinc finger TRAF-type-containing protein 1 has product MSSLEESEVGVVAAPGSPSAGTGVGAVGAAAEAVAGVAAMQEEVGIRREEPEPHPDEPPKKRVRVPDGESGKLEDRLYSVLCCTVCLDLPKASVYQCSNGHLMCTGCFIHLLADSRLKEEQATCPNCRCEISKNLCCRNLAVEKAVSELPTECNFCQKQFPRSSLERHQKEECQNRVTQCKYKRIGCPWKGPFHELPAHEDECSHPTKTGTELMGILGEMDQNHRRDMQLYNTIFSLLCYEKIGFTEVQFRPYRTDDFITRLYYETPRFTVLNQTWVLKARVNDSERNPNLSCKRTLSFQLLLKSKVNSALECSFLLLKGPYDDVRIKPVIHHHSFCNEANETDYVPLPICDSVECNKLLAAKNINLRLFIFQVQK; this is encoded by the exons ATGTCTTCGCTGGAAGAGAGCGAGGTGGGCGTCGTGGCCGCCCCCGGCTCCCCCTCGGCCGGCACGGGGGTCGGGGCCGTGGGGGCAGCGGCGGAGGCTGTCGCTGGGGTTGCGGCCATGCAGGAGGAGGTCGGGATACGGCGAGAAGAGCCCGAGCCTCACCCGGACGAGCCACCCAAGAAGAGGGTGAGGGTGCCCGATGGAGAGTCAGGAAAGCTGGAGGACAGACTGTACTCAGTGCTGTGCTGCACCGTGTGCCTAGACTTACCCAAGGCGTCTGTGTACCAG TGTTCAAATGGACACCTGATGTGTACAGGCTGTTTTATCCACCTCCTGGCGGATTCTCGCCTCAAGGAGGAACAGGCCACGTGTCCCAACTGCAG gtgtgagATCAGCAAGAACCTCTGCTGCAGGAACCTCGCGGTGGAGAAGGCTGTCAGTGAGCTGCCGACAGAATGTAACTTCTGCCAGAAACAGTTCCCCCGCTCCAGCTTAGAGAGACACCAGAAAGAGGAGTGCCaaaacag GGTGACACAGTGTAAGTACAAGAGAATTGGCTGCCCTTGGAAAGGGCCCTTCCACGAGCTGCCAGCACATGAGGACGAGTGCTCCCATCCCACTAAGACTGGTACAGAGCTGATGGGAATACTGGGAGAGATGGACCAGAACCACCGCAGAGACATGCAGCTCTACAACACCATCTTCAGCCTGCTCTGCTACGAAAAGATCGGCTTTACAG AGGTGCAGTTCAGGCCGTACCGCACGGATGACTTCATCACTCGTCTGTACTATGAGACACCGCGCTTCACCGTTCTCAACCAGACGTGGGTGCTGAAGGCTCGCGTCAACGACTCTGAGCGCAACCCCAACCTGTCCTGCAAGCGCACGCTCTCCTTCCAGCTCCTCCTCAAGAGCAAG gtgaacTCTGCCCTGGAGtgctccttcctgctgctgaagGGGCCGTACGACGACGTGCGGATCAAGCCGGTCATCCACCACCACTCCTTCTGCAACGAAGCCAACGAGACCGACTACGTCCCTCTGCCCATCTGCGATTCGGTGGAGTGCAACAAACTGCTGGCCGCCAAAAACATCAACCTGCGCCTGTTCATCTTCCAAGTCCAAAAATAa